The Couchioplanes caeruleus nucleotide sequence GTCTCATCGGGTCGGAGGCGGTTCGGCACTTCGCCGGGCTCGGTCTTGACGTGGTCGGGATCGACAACGACATGCGGCAGGAGTTCTTCGGCGCCGAGGCCTCGACGGCGTGGAACGTCCAGCGGCTGAGCGCCGACCTGGGTTCCTCGTACGAGCACCACGGCGTGGACATCCGGGACCGGGATGCGGTCGCGCGGATCTTCAACAAGTACGGCAAGGACATCGCCGTGGTGATTCACACCGCCGCGCAGCCGTCGCACGACTGGGCCGTGCGAGACCCGTACACGGACTTCGATGTGAACGCCGGCGGCACGCTGACGATGCTGCAGAACACGCGCGACCACTGCATCGAGGCGCCGTTCATCCACTGCTCCACCAACAAGGTGTACGGCGACACCCCCAACCGGCTGCCGCTGATCGAGCAGGAGACGCGCTGGGAGCTCGACCCGGCGCACCCGTACTACAACGGCATCACCGAGGACATGTCGATCGACAACTGCCTGCACTCGATCTTCGGCGCCTCGAAGGTGGCCGCGGACGTGATGGCGCAGGAGTACGGCCGCTACTTCGGCATGAAGACCGCGATCTTCCGCGGCGGCACGCTCACCGGGCCCGCCCACTCCGCGACGGAGCTGCACGGCTTCCTCGGGTACGTGATGCGCGCCAACATGGAGCGGCGCACCTACCGGATCTTCGGCTACAAGGGCAAGCAGGTCCGCGACGCGATCCACAGCCACGACGTGCTGAGCGCGTTCGAGGCGTTCTTCCGCAGCCCGGGCTCGGCGAAGGTCTACAACCTCGGCGGCGGCCGTCACTCCAACTGCTCGAACCTCGAGGCGTTCGCACTGGCCGAGAAGATCAGCGGCACCCAGATGATCACCGAGTACGTGGACGACAACCGCATCGGCGACCACCAGTGGTGGATCGGCTCGATGGCCGCCTTCCAGGCCGACTACCCGGACTGGAAGCAGGTCTACGACGTGCCGATGATCCTCCAGGAGATCTACGAGGCCAACGTCGACAAATGGGTCCCCGCGTCATGATCGACGAGGGCAAGCGCAACGTGCTCGGCGTCCTCGTCGACGCCGTGGACTACGACGCCGCGACGGCGAAGATCATCGAGGCCGCCCGGGAGCGCCGGCACTACGCGGTGACCGCCCTGGCCGTGCACGGCGTCATGACGGGCGTGCAGGACAAGGCGCACAACGCCCGGCTGAACTCCTTCGACCTGGTGACCCCCGACGGCCAGCCCGTCCGCGGCGCGCTCAACCTGGTGCACCACGCGGGCCTGACCGACCGCGTCTACGGCCCGGAGCTCACTCTGCGCGTCCTGCGCCAGGCCGCGGCGGAAGGCCTGCCCGTCTACCTGTACGGGTCCACCGAGCCGACCCTCGAGAAGCTGGTCCCGGCGCTGGAGCAGATGTTCCCGGCGCTCAAGCTCGCCGGCGTCGAGGCCTCGAAGTTCCGCAGCAACCGCCCCGGCGAGGAGGCGGAGATCGCCGACCGGATCAAGGCGTCGGGCGCGCGGATCGTCCTGGTCGGCCTGGGCTGCCCCCGGCAGGAGATCTGGGCGTACGCGATGCGTCCGCTGCTCGACATGCCGCTGCTGGCAGTCGGTGCGGCGTTCGACTACCACGCCGGGCTGCTGAAGAACCCGCCGGCGTGGATGCAGAAGTACGCGCTGGAATGGCTGTGGCGGCTCGGCCTCGAGCCCAAGCGGCTGTGGAAGCGTTACGTGCTGCTGAACCCGGCGTACGTGTCGCGGCTGGCGATGCAGAAGGCCGGCTTGTGGAAGGCGCAGCCGCCGGCACCGACCAGCGAACCGGTCACGTCCTTCGCCGTCTGAGCTCCCCGCCCACCCGGGTGGTGCCGGGACCCCACCGCGGATGCGAGGGATCCCGGCCGACCTCCCCAGGTCGAGCCCGTTCGCCCGGGTGTGCACCGGCGATCGCCCGCTACGGACAAACCGCCGATGCATCGCGGGACGTCTGGCACCCGACACTAGGACAAGGGTCACGGCCGCAACAGGGGCCAATGTCCACTTCGCCCGTTGGAATGAGAGCGCACAGTAGTACGGCGCTCACATGGCGTTCTGCGATCACCCCTAGGGGACCCGGCTCCGGTGATATCCCGGTTTTGCGGGTTGCGCGACAGGTGAAGTCTGTCGATGTGAACACCACGACGGACCTCATCCTCGTCGGCGCCCTGGCCGCGGTCTGGCTGACCGCCGGGCTGCTCGCCGACACCCTGCCGGCCGCCCGTACGGCCCGGGAGCTCCGGCGGCGTGCCGGGGTGCTGTCCACGATGGTCGGTGCCGGCGTCGCGGTGTTCATCGCCGTACCCGTGCTCACCGGCCTGCTGCCCGGCGAGTCGGCGGCGCCCACGGCGGCTCTGCTCCCCGCCGTGCCGGCGCTGGTCGTCGTGACCGTGACCGCGCGTCGCCTGACCCAGCTCCGGCGCGGCGCGGGCACGTTCGCCGCCGCCCCGCTCACGCCCGTCCCGCCGGCCCTGCGCGCCGCGGCGGCGCACCCGCTGGTCGCGACTCCTCTCCAGGTGACCGGCCTGGCCACGCTGATCGGCATCCCGATCGCGGCGGGCATCGTGGAGGTGCCCGGCGCGGACATCGCCGGCGTCGCCCTCACCGTGGCCGGCTTCGCGGTGCTGGCCCTGGCCATCCGCCACGCGGTCCGGCACAGCCGGCTCAACCTCGCGGTGCTGGCGCCCATCGGACGGCGGCGGCTTCGTCCGCTGCCGGTCGCCCAGCGGCGCGCCGAGACGTACGCGGCCCTGCCCGCCGAGCCGCGCCCGGCCGCCACCACGGCGGCACACGAGGTCGACCTCGCCGCCTGATCGTGCCGGGCCAGGCGCTACGAGTGACGGCTCGGACCCCCTGGTAGCCCGGCTGGCGCCTCGCGACCGGCCGCCCGTCCGACCTACTGCCCGCGCTTGGCTTCCTGGACGTAGAGCAGTTCGAGGATCGAGCGCGCCGCCTCGAACCAGCGGTCGAGCCAGTCCGACGCGGGCATCGTGCCGCGCGCCGGCAGTTCGAGCAGCAGGCCACGCAGCAGCGGGTGATCGGCCATGGACTGCGAGGGGCCGGCGTCGACCCAGCCGCCCGACGGGAACACCGGCTCGGTCAGTCCCTGCAGATCCAGCGACGGCAGCTTGGCGGCACGGTCCAGGGCGCTGGTCGGCTCGATGGGCGTACGGGTCGGCAGCCCCGACGAGGACAGGCTCGGCCCGCCGCCGCGGGGAACCAGCTCGCCGTCCCCGTTGTCGGTCAGCGCCGCTTCACGCCGGTTCTGCCGGTACGCGCTCACGCCGCCGCTGAACCGGTCCTGCGCGCTCGGTGATCCGTTGCTCAGGTTGTCGGAACCAATCGTCATGTTCTCGCCTTGCCTCGCTCGTTGAGTCAGCCCTGCCCGCACCGTCACGAGGGGGACGGTCAGCCGTACGGGCGACGGCAGTTCGCCGGCGCGGTCCGGTCCGCGCTTAAGGCGTTCAACGATGCGGGTCGCGGCGGGCGACGGTACAAATCCGGCGAAAATGGGACGGGCGCTGTTCGTCGTCGATGACGCGAGCCTCCCGGACCGCAACGCGGATCGACCCGCCCACCGGGTGCCACGTCCGGCCCGGTGGGCGGGTCGGTCGGGTGGCGTACGGGGAGCGGGTCGCCGTTCCTGTTCTGTTCCGGCCGCTTCGTCGGGCTGCAGGGATCCGGTCCTACAGGTCGAACTCGCCGTCCTTGGCGCCGCCGACGAACGCGTCCCATTCGTCGGCGGTGAAGATCAGCGCGGGTCCGGTGGGGTTCTTCGAGTCGCGCACCGCGATGGCCTCGT carries:
- a CDS encoding NAD-dependent epimerase/dehydratase family protein; the encoded protein is MAVALVTGSGGLIGSEAVRHFAGLGLDVVGIDNDMRQEFFGAEASTAWNVQRLSADLGSSYEHHGVDIRDRDAVARIFNKYGKDIAVVIHTAAQPSHDWAVRDPYTDFDVNAGGTLTMLQNTRDHCIEAPFIHCSTNKVYGDTPNRLPLIEQETRWELDPAHPYYNGITEDMSIDNCLHSIFGASKVAADVMAQEYGRYFGMKTAIFRGGTLTGPAHSATELHGFLGYVMRANMERRTYRIFGYKGKQVRDAIHSHDVLSAFEAFFRSPGSAKVYNLGGGRHSNCSNLEAFALAEKISGTQMITEYVDDNRIGDHQWWIGSMAAFQADYPDWKQVYDVPMILQEIYEANVDKWVPAS
- a CDS encoding WecB/TagA/CpsF family glycosyltransferase; this encodes MGPRVMIDEGKRNVLGVLVDAVDYDAATAKIIEAARERRHYAVTALAVHGVMTGVQDKAHNARLNSFDLVTPDGQPVRGALNLVHHAGLTDRVYGPELTLRVLRQAAAEGLPVYLYGSTEPTLEKLVPALEQMFPALKLAGVEASKFRSNRPGEEAEIADRIKASGARIVLVGLGCPRQEIWAYAMRPLLDMPLLAVGAAFDYHAGLLKNPPAWMQKYALEWLWRLGLEPKRLWKRYVLLNPAYVSRLAMQKAGLWKAQPPAPTSEPVTSFAV
- a CDS encoding DUF397 domain-containing protein gives rise to the protein MEVETKGFRIDLSRAQWFKSTRSGPNCDNCVEVAFVDEAIAVRDSKNPTGPALIFTADEWDAFVGGAKDGEFDL